A single Epinephelus lanceolatus isolate andai-2023 chromosome 22, ASM4190304v1, whole genome shotgun sequence DNA region contains:
- the lgi2a gene encoding leucine-rich repeat LGI family member 2a has protein sequence MLPTLKIWALFSVSLCFLSQPGHLKKVFRCPSTCSCSRESIICVGSSYVPRISLNDISSLSIVNGTFSEVKEAMFAHMPSLQLLLLNSNSLTTVRDDAFSGLPHLEYLFIESNKIETAAKYAFRGLRDLTHLSLANNNIKALPRDLFIDLDSLIELDLRGNAFECDCRAKWLMTWLKNTNATVSDVVCAGPEDMKDKRLNDMTSLHNECISTDFVLHQSVASESLSVDTFSYKNDVYVTIAAPSAESCMVFQWDHIEMNFRTYDNITGQSIVGCKSVVIQDQVFVIVAQLFGGSHIYKFDEDQSRFSKFQDIEVSKISKPNDIEAFQIGSDWFFVIADSSKAGLSTLYKWNDKGFYSYQSLHEWYRDTDAEFLDLDGKAHLILASRSQVPVIYQWSRSNQKFVLQGEIPNMEDVVAVKHFRIKEELYLAMTRYIGDSKILRWGAKQFAEIQALPSRGSMILQPFSFKERYYLALGSDYTFSQIYLWDDENKLFDRFKEVYIQAPRSFTVVSTDRRDFIFTSSFKGNTQIFEHIIIDLSL, from the exons ATGCTGCCAACTCTCAAGATTTGGGCATTGTTTTCCGTGTCGCTTTGTTTCCTGTCTCAACCGGGTCATTTAAAGAAGGTTTTCCGATGTCCTTCAACATGCAGCTGCTCCAGGGAGTCCATCATTTGCGTCGGGTCCTCCTATGTCCCAAGGATTAGCCTCAACGACATCAGCTCTCT GAGTATTGTCAATGGGACTTTCTCCGAGGTCAAAGAGGCAATGTTTGCCCACATGCCATCCCTCCAGCTACT GCTTTTGAATTCCAATTCTCTAACAACTGTAAGGGATGATGCATTCTCAGGCCTTCCACATCTGGAGTATCT GTTCATTGAGAGTAATAAGATTGAGACTGCAGCCAAATATGCCTTCAGAGGACTCAGGGACTTGACACACTT GTCTTTGgcaaacaacaacattaaagcATTGCCCAGGGATCTCTTCATCGACTTGGACTCACTGATAGAGCT GGACCTGCGAGGCAATGCCTTTGAGTGTGACTGCCGTGCCAAGTGGCTGATGACGTGGCTGAAGAACACCAATGCCACAGTGTCAGATGTCGTGTGTGCTGGACCGGAGGACATGAAGGACAAGCGGCTCAATGATATGACCAGTCTGCACAACGAATGCATCTCAACGG ATTTTGTCCTCCATCAGTCCGTGGCATCTGAGTCTCTGTCTGTTGACACATTCAGCTATAAGAATGATGTCTATGTGACCATTGCTGCCCCCAGTGCAGAGAGTTGTATGGTTTTCCAATGGGACCACATAGAAATGAACTTCAGGACTTATGATAACATCACAG GTCAATCTATTGTGGGGTGCAAGTCAGTTGTCATCCAGGACCAAGTCTTTGTCATCGTGGCTCAGCTCTTTGGTGGTTCCCACATCTACAAGTTTGATGAAGACCAAAGCAGGTTCAGCAAGTTCCAGGACATTGAGGTGTCCAAGATCTCCAAGCCCAATGACATTGAGGCATTCCAGATTGGCTCGGACTGGTTCTTTGTGATTGCTGACAGCTCCAAAGCGGGCCTGTCCACCCTCTACAAGTGGAACGATAAGGGCTTTTATTCATACCAGTCGCTACATGAGTGGTACCGCGACACAGATGCAGAGTTCTTGGACTTAGATGGGAAGGCCCACCTTATCCTGGCAAGCCGCTCACAGGTGCCTGTGATCTACCAGTGGAGCCGCAGCAACCAGAAGTTTGTCCTGCAGGGTGAGATCCCCAACATGGAGGATGTTGTAGCTGTAAAGCACTTCCGGATCAAGGAAGAACTCTACCTGGCTATGACACGCTatattggtgactctaaaataCTACGTTGGGGTGCCAAACAGTTTGCGGAGATCCAGGCCTTACCCTCACGAGGCTCCATGATTCTTCAGCCGTTCTCTTTCAAAGAGCGTTACTACCTGGCCCTCGGGAGTGATTACACCTTTTCACAGATCTACCTGTGGGATGATGAGAACAAACTCTTTGACCGCTTCAAGGAGGTGTATATCCAGGCACCACGCTCCTTCACTGTGGTTTCCACTGACCGCAGGGACTTCATCTTCACCTCTAGCTTcaagggaaacacacagatcTTTGAGCACATCATCATTGACTTGAGCTTGTGA
- the LOC117246221 gene encoding uncharacterized protein LOC117246221, which produces MSIFQIPSIHLSTQFQVPVPPTETHPIIQCIINNNLKKLKKILKDNNINDVYPCRERNDYITPLTAAVVNHNRDIFTFLLQQGADPNKASQNNFTPLHYVSISKAPLFFVEKLLEAKANPNGSNPIERLTPLQTAAISDRDDVMKVLISAGAPIPLLPVTDPEHNIHNEKISQMVHNLASNGNTFCSKIRYFLDVAIAVRGKPLEEVFKTFHSHMLLEDPQNRLAMIEVLFNVNGLDAEKYRQASIKWLKDTGNLNSYVAGAVSRFPNIPQDYVVHAVSSLHAVFCTVEDIPNEQALAIIPHLLKQLGSNKRHDTCQLALQTLYVLTQKTKDTNGWDPNFVEKLCQTVAPFIKDQHSSDIRVFTYGIFANLLSVKHAANIFPSVGITSVPEDILTSADMKMNDKLKEVLRRLKDHFSKPNSECEDSKASPGSKKKKKKKRGKTEKREDTSNEVCTGTTDQTAAPVMDSTSNVQPFHINTTMSSIKHKWLQISKRWRVQLEKLLSTDESKVTRVGSMIYVNDAEFRIAKGSDGTEVFMGLRDDGTEVAIKKMTKCNYQELKNEEGFLRLPELDHPSIVRYVDIAEDENFGYLGLQLCEYTLEECIKNKYDWLLRKSLVYQFLDSLKVLHCQSPPILHRDLKPQNVLIDVNGRARLADFGISRRLAKGQTTYRTGSAGTRCWMAKETLADDSDIPYKSNTDIQVAGMLTYYILSGGHHPFGDKTHKCENNIDKGKYSLDHVQDVVAKDLIEGMIHEEPKNRPKVEECLSHPFFWTSERKVEYLRKSGNRKEVENCRNADQELISSLEKCAEDGSFKQWKDKFPPQLVQKLDGKKKPYPANTLGLLRFIRNLHEHYEEDAAQVDVMTMFPDLFGSVYKFAKTRGWNSETPLKQLFQREDITTSFTKLSISPEEHLTVPVQESLPSDLK; this is translated from the exons ATGAGTATCTTTCAAATTCCATCAATCCATCTCTCCACACAATTCCAAGTTCCAGTCCccccaacagaaacacatcccaTAATACAGTGTATTATTAACAACAACCTCAAGAAGCTCAAAAAAATACTTAAggacaacaacattaatgacgTTTATCCATGCAGAGAGAGGAATGACTACATAACCCCACTGACTGCTGCTGTTGTAAATCACAACAGAGATATTTTTACTTTCCTTTTGCAACAAGGTGCAGACCCAAACAAGGCTTCCCAAAATAACTTTACACCTTTGCATTATGTCTCAATATCCAAAGCACCACTCTTTTTTGTGGAGAAACTGCTTGAAGCAAAAGCTAatccaaatggatcaaatcccatAGAGCGACTCACACCACTGCAAACTGCTGCCATCAGTGACAGGGATGATGTCATGAAAGTGCTCATATCTGCTGGTGCACCGATACCACTGTTGCCTGTCACTGATCCTGAGCACAATattcacaatgaaaaaataTCTCAGATGGTTCATAACCTTGCATCAAATGGAAATACGTTTTGCTCCAAGATCAGATATTTTTTGGATGTGGCAATTGCAGTGCGAGGGAAACCGCTCGAAGAAGTGTTCAAAACTTTTCACAGTCACATGCTGCTGGAGGATCCCCAGAACCGTCTTGCAATGATTGAAGTACTCTTTAATGTAAATGGGCTGGATGCAGAAAAATACCGCCAGGCAAGTATTAAATGGCTGAAGGACACTGGCAACCTGAACTCTTACGTTGCAGGTGCAGTCAGTCGTTTCCCAAACATTCCCCAGGATTATGTCGTTCACGCAGTTTCCAGTTTACATGCAGTTTTCTGCACAGTGGAAGACATACCAAATGAGCAGGCTTTGGCTATAATCCCCCATCTACTGAAACAGCTTGGCTCAAATAAGAGACATGATACATGTCAACTTGCTCTGCAAACACTATATGTGTTAACACAGAagacaaaagacacaaatggCTGGGATCCCAACTTTGTTGAGAAGTTATGCCAAACAGTTGCTCCTTTTATAAAGGACCAGCACTCCTCTGACATCAGAGTCTTCACATACGGCATATTTGCAAACTTACTTTCAGTTAAACATGCGGCCAACATCTTTCCATCAGTGGGGATAACTTCAGTACCTGAGGACATACTGACATCTGCAgacatgaaaatgaatgacaagCTGAAAGAGGTGCTCAGACGACTGAAAGATCACTTCAGCAAACCAAACTCAGAATGTGAAGACTCTAAAGCATCACCTGGAtccaagaaaaagaagaagaaaaagaggggaaagacagaaaagcgAGAAGACACAAGCAATGAAGTTTGCACTGGCACAACTGATCAAACAGCAGCTCCTGTCATGGACTCAACTTCAAATGTGCAGCCATTCCACATCAACACCACCATGTcatcaataaaacacaaatggctACAAATCAGCAAGAGGTGGAGAGTACAACTGGAAAAACTTCTGAGCACTGATGAAAGTAAAGTCACCAGAGTTGGGAGCATGATTTATGTGAACGATGCAGAGTTCCGCATAGCGAAGGGAAGTGATGGCACTGAAGTTTTCATGGGGCTGAGAGATGACGGCACTGAAGTTGCTATTAAGAAAATGACTAAATGCAACTATCAGGAGCTGAAGAATGAGGAAGGATTCCTGCGACTTCCAGAGCTGGATCATCCATCTATTGTGCGATATGTTGACATTGCAGAGGATGAGAACTTTGGATATCTTGGTCTTCAACTGTGTGAATACACCCTGGAAGaatgcataaaaaataaatatgattggCTGCTGAGGAAGAGTCTTGTGTATCAGTTCCTTGACAGTTTAAAGGTGCTTCATTGTCAAAGTCCTCCAATTCTCCACCGGGATCTCAAACCACAGAATGTTTTGATCG ATGTTAATGGGAGGGCAAGATTAGCTGATTTTGGCATAAGCAGACGTTTAGCCAAAGGACAAACAACTTATCGCACAGGCAGTGCAGGAACAAGATGCTGGATGGCCAAGGAGACTTTGGCAGATGATAGCGACATACCTTACAAGTCGAACACTGATATACAG gtgGCAGGGATGCTCACTTATTATATCCTCTCTGGAGGACACCATCCTTTCGGTGACAAAACTCACAAATGTGAGAACAACATTGATAAAGGGAAGTACAGTTTGGACCATGTTCAAGATGTGGTAGCAAAAGATCTTATTGAGGGGATGATCCATGAAGAACCAAAGAACAGACCTAAAGTGGAGGAATGCTTGAGTCATCCCTTCTTCTGGACCTCTGAAAG gaaAGTTGAATACTTGAGAAAGAGTGGAAACAGGAAGGAGGTTGAAAACTGTCGAAATGCTGACCAGGAACTGATCTCTTCACTGGAAAAATGTGCTGAGGATGGATCCTTCAAACAGTGGAAAGATAAG TTTCCACCACAGTTGGTCCAGAAGTTGGATGGCAAGAAGAAACCCTATCCTGCAAACACACTGGGATTACTGCGCTTCATACGAAACCTCCATGAGCACTA TGAGGAAGATGCAGCCCAAGTTGATGTGATGACGATGTTTCCTGATCTCTTTGGATCTGTTTACAAGTTTGCCAAGACCCGAGGGTGGAATTCAGAGACACCCTTAAAGCAACTGTTTCAGAGAGAAGACATCACCACCAGCTTCACAAAGCTGTCCATAAGTCCTGAGGAGCACCTGACTGTCCCAGTTCAAGAGTCTCTTCCCAGTGACTTGAAGTGA